In a single window of the Tachyglossus aculeatus isolate mTacAcu1 chromosome 14, mTacAcu1.pri, whole genome shotgun sequence genome:
- the RASSF9 gene encoding ras association domain-containing protein 9, translated as MAPFGRNLLKARNKNRSPTRDVDSEEKEIVVWVCQEEKIVCGLTKRTTSAEVIQALLEEHETAFGEKRLLFGQPNEYCIIEKWRGSERVLPPLTKILRLWKAWGEEQPNMHFVLVKADAFFPVPLWRSAEVKLAESTERQWELSPANYMKTLPPEKQKRIVRKTFRKLAKIKQGTASQDRDTMETLVHLIISQDHTIHQQVKRMKELDLEIEKCEAKFHSDQGRNDGENCGQDSDFNEADEQIDFQQDQNQELECSSDNDGILHMEERLKYYRLLIEKLSAEIENEVKSVCVDVNEDAEGLSKDEPENSNLESVKYDLEKSMKAGLKIHSHLSGIQKEIKYNDSLLQRKAKEYELLSEEFNSLHLTNKDGCPPNEDRRKFAEGPKSSTIAFHSTQRGFNSYINDTDSDTGISSTHSQDSETTLGDVVLLST; from the coding sequence ATCTCCAACCAGGGACGTGGATTCAGAAGAGAAGGAAATTGTAGTTTGGGTTTGTCAAGAAGAAAAGATTGTCTGTGGGCTAACCAAGCGAACTACTTCTGCGGAAGTGATCCAGGCTCTGCTTGAGGAGCATGAGACTGCATTTGGAGAGAAACGACTTTTATTTGGACAGCCTAATGAATACTGTATCATTGAAAAGTGGAGGGGTTCAGAAAGGGTTCTTCCTCCACTAACTAAAATATTGAGACTTTGGAAGGCTTGGGGAGAAGAGCAGCCCAATATGCACTTTGTTTTGGTCAAAGCAGATGCTTTTTTTCCCGTTCCATTATGGCGATCAGCTGAAGTTAAATTAGCAGAAAGCACAGAAAGACAGTGGGAACTCAGCCCAGCTAACTACATGAAGACTCTGCCTCCGGAGAAGCAAAAGAGAATTGTACGAAAGACTTTCAGGAAGCTAGCTAAAATTAAGCAAGGCACCGCCTCCCAAGACCGAGATACCATGGAAACATTAGTTCATCTGATCATTTCTCAGGACCATACGATTCATCAGCAAGTGAAGAGGATGAAGGAACTAGACTTAGAAATAGAAAAATGTGAAGCTAAATTCCATTCGGATCAGGGAAGAAATGATGGAGAAAATTGTGGTCAGGATTCTGATTTCAATGAAGCTGATGAGCAGATAGACTTCCAACAAGATCAAAATCAGGAGCTTGAATGCTCaagtgataatgatggaattttacATATGGAAGAACGACTGAAATATTACCGACTACTTATTGAAAAGCTCTCTGCTGAAATAGAAAATGAAGTCAAAAGTGTTTGTGTAGACGTAAATGAAGATGCAGAGGGCTTATCCAAGGATGAACCTGAAAATTCAAATTTAGAAAGTGTCAAGTATGATTTGGAAAAGAGTATGAAAGCTGGATTAAAAATCCATTCTCATCTGAGTGGCATTCAGAAAGAGATTAAATATAATGACTCATTGCTTCAAAGGAAAGCAAAGGAATATGAACTCCTTTCAGAGGAATTTAATTCACTTCATTTAACAAACAAAGATGGCTGTCCACCTAATGAAGATAGAAGAAAATTTGCTGAGGGCCCTAAAAGCAGCACCATAGCATTTCATTCTACTCAGAGGGGTTTTAATTCATATATCAATGACACTGACTCTGACACTGGTATCAGCTCCACACATAGTCAAGACTCTGAAACTACTTTAGGGGATGTTGTGCTGTTATCTACATAG